The DNA window TCCGACGCCAGTCGTCAAGACTCCTCCCAAAGCGCCGGCAGGGTTTCCGCGAAGTCCGCCCGTGCCGGTGTCGGTGGGCTTCTCAAGGGCTTCGTCCAGCACCCGATCATCGTCTCCCGCGTCGTCGCGACCAAGGTCAAGTCCGACCCCGTCCGCGTCGCCCAGGCGGCCGCCGACGCGCTCCCGCCCCGGCTGCGGCCCATCGTGGGCAGCGTGGCCTGGCCGGCGGCCCGCGGTGCCCGGCGCATGGTGCGCAAGCTCGGCATGCGGGTGCTCAAGGGCCCGTGGAACGAGGCCAAGGCGCTGTGGGACGCCGGCCGGGTGAGCGAGGCCGCCGCCGTGCTGGACGCCCACACCAAATACCCGTTCATCAAGCGCAGGGCCGCCTACTACCGCGGCGAGCTGGCCGCCATCAGCCCCGACCCGATCCCGCCCGGCCCCAAGGTGGCCATCCTGGAGCGGGTCAAGGGGCGGGTGCTGCACCTGGTCACCAACGCGCTGCCGTACACGCAGGCCGGCTACACCGTCCGCACCCACCGCATCGTCACCTCCCAGAAGGCCGCGGGGCTCGACCCGCACGTGGTCACGAGCTGGGGCTGGCCGATGATGCAGGGGCACGCCGACGCGCCGCCGTACGAGGAGATCGACGGCATCCCCTACTACCGGCACCTGCCGGACGGGCACGGCGAGGTGCCCTTCGAGATGCGCGGCCGCATGGTCAGGGGCGCCGATTCGGTCACCAAGCTCGTCACCCAGCTCCGCCCGCAGGTCCTGCACGCCGCCACCGACCACCGCAACGGGTCGGTGGCCCACGCCGTGCGCGAGCGCACGGGCACGCCGTTCGTCTACGAGGTGCGCGGCTTCCTGGAGGAGACCTGGGCCTCCCGCGACCCGATCAGGGTCGGCAGCGAGCGGCACGTGCTCCAGCGCGAGCGCGAGGCGTTCCTGATGCGCGAGGCCGACGCGGTGGTCACGCTGGCCGAGACCATGGCCACCGAGATCGTCGAGCGCGGCGTGCCGAGGGAGCGCATCCACCTCGCGCCCAACGCCGTGGACGACTCCCTGCTCACCGCCCGCTACGACGGCGCCTCCTTCCGCGCCGCCCACGGCATCGCACCCGGCGAGATCGTCATCGGCTCGGTGTCGAGCATCGTGGCCTACGAGGGCTTCGCCACCCTGCTGCGGGCCGCCGCGCTGCTGCGCGACGCGGGCACGCCGGTCCGGGTGCTCATCGTGGGCGACGGCGCCGAGCGGGAGAACCTGCTGACGCTGGTCGAGGAGCTGGCGCTCAAGGACGCGATCCTGCCCGGCCGGGTCGGCCCCGACGAGGCGCTGCAGGCCCAGGACGCCATCGACATCTTCGCCTGCCCGCGCGAGGACCTGCGGGTCTGCCGGCTGGTGACGCCGCTGAAGCCGGTCGAGGCCATGGCGCTCGGCAAGCCCGTGGTGCTCAGCGACCTGCCCGCCCTGTCGGAGCTGGTCGGCTCCGACGGCGCCGGCCTGCTGGTGCCGCCGGGCGATCCCGAGGCGCTGGCGAAGGCCGTGGCGGGGCTCAGGGACGATCCCGCCAGGCGGGCCGAGATGGGTGAGGCCGGTCGCGCGGAGGTGGCCGCGAAGCGGACCTGGAGCCGCGTTGCCGAGACCTACCGGTCCCTTTACCAGTCGCTTGCCGAAAGTTGACCTTGGTGTTGCCTGGACGTTGTGACGGTTTCGGTCGCATTAGGCGTGAGCTAGGTGGACTTGAGATAACCTTTGCCACCATGAAGTGTTGTATCCGGCTCCCAAAGGCACAGCTGTGACAGAAATAGACTTGGCTGTC is part of the Nonomuraea coxensis DSM 45129 genome and encodes:
- a CDS encoding glycosyltransferase family 4 protein, with protein sequence MASDASRQDSSQSAGRVSAKSARAGVGGLLKGFVQHPIIVSRVVATKVKSDPVRVAQAAADALPPRLRPIVGSVAWPAARGARRMVRKLGMRVLKGPWNEAKALWDAGRVSEAAAVLDAHTKYPFIKRRAAYYRGELAAISPDPIPPGPKVAILERVKGRVLHLVTNALPYTQAGYTVRTHRIVTSQKAAGLDPHVVTSWGWPMMQGHADAPPYEEIDGIPYYRHLPDGHGEVPFEMRGRMVRGADSVTKLVTQLRPQVLHAATDHRNGSVAHAVRERTGTPFVYEVRGFLEETWASRDPIRVGSERHVLQREREAFLMREADAVVTLAETMATEIVERGVPRERIHLAPNAVDDSLLTARYDGASFRAAHGIAPGEIVIGSVSSIVAYEGFATLLRAAALLRDAGTPVRVLIVGDGAERENLLTLVEELALKDAILPGRVGPDEALQAQDAIDIFACPREDLRVCRLVTPLKPVEAMALGKPVVLSDLPALSELVGSDGAGLLVPPGDPEALAKAVAGLRDDPARRAEMGEAGRAEVAAKRTWSRVAETYRSLYQSLAES